AACTGCGGATTCCAGCCCGGGCCTTGCCACAGCGGCACGATCACCTTATGGAAATGCTGCTGCATGGCGTTGAACAGAGCGCTCGATTCAGGCGAGGTGGCGGAGCGGGATACATCGGGCATTGGCTGGCGTCGTCACGGCAGGTTTGAGTGCGCGACATGTTACCAGAGAAGCCCCGCCAGGCGGCTTGCCCGCCAAGCACGCCATACGGGTAGGAGCCGGCTTGCCAGCGAAGGCGTCCCGAAGATTACCTCAGCCTTGCAGGAGCTGGCTTGCCCGCGAACGAGGCCCGCAAGACCGCCTTCGCCGGCCAGCCGGCTCCTACAGAAGAGGGCAGGGATCAGCCTGCCAGCAACCACACGCCCGTTGCGGCCGAGGCGGCACCGGCCACGCGCACCAGCGGCGCCGCCGCCTGAGGCAGTACCCGCACCACGGCATAGCCGGCGGCATGCAGGGCCGCGGTGGCTGCGACAAAACCGGCGGCGTAGGTCCAGGGACTGGACATGTCCGGCAGTTCCAGGCCGTGAGCCACGCCGTGGAACAGGGCAAACAGCGCAGTGGCGGCGAGCGCCAGGCTCAGCGGCGGACGCACCGCCAGGGCCACGGCCAGGCCCAGGGCCAGTACCGACGCGGCAATGCCGCTTTCCAGGGCCGGCAGGTTCAGCCCTTCAAAGCCCAGCAGGCCGCCGATGAGCATGGTGCCGACGAAGGTGCAGGGCAGTGCCCAGCGCGCCGCGCCTTGCTGCTGGGCCGCCCACAGGCCGACCGCAAGCATGGCCAGCAGGTGGTCGAGGCCGCCGATGGGGTGGCTGATGCCGGCCAGCAGGCCGTTGTCGCCGTGGCCCGGGTG
This genomic stretch from Pseudomonas sp. Os17 harbors:
- a CDS encoding HupE/UreJ family protein → MTLKSLFGALALLLTPALAFAHPGHGDNGLLAGISHPIGGLDHLLAMLAVGLWAAQQQGAARWALPCTFVGTMLIGGLLGFEGLNLPALESGIAASVLALGLAVALAVRPPLSLALAATALFALFHGVAHGLELPDMSSPWTYAAGFVAATAALHAAGYAVVRVLPQAAAPLVRVAGAASAATGVWLLAG